CTTTCCTCTTGTCGGGGGGAAAATAGTCGGACACCTTGTAATTTTTCACCAACTCGTCAACCGTTTTCACTCCGACCAATTCCGCACATTTAAGGTTGGAGCGGAGGAACTTGCCGTCCTCAATGTTTACCCTCCAAATGCCGACGAGGGCGGTCTCGAACAGATTCCTGTAGAGCTCCTCGCTCTCCTTCAGCGCCTCCTCGGCGGCCTTTCGTTTGGTGATATCCAGTATACTGACGATCTCTCCCTGGCTCGGATCTTTTGGATCAATGGGGCTTATCCTCATATGGCCGTCGAATAAAGTGCCGTTCATCCGCCTCAACTTTGCGTCTATCTCCAAAGATACATTCGATCCAAGCTCATCAAGAATCTTGCTTTCAATGCTCCTGTATTCTTCGATCGAGGCGACAAAAAAAGAGGCTTCTCTTCCTAAATATTCCTCCTCGCTTTTAAATCCGAACATATCCGACATTGCTTCATTTTGCCAGACAATCCTTCTGTCCTTAACATGACCTATGCCTACAGCCGAGGATGAAAGGATATTTTTCAGCTGCAGCCCGCTCTTCCTCAAGGCCTCCTCCGCCAATCTCCTCTCAGTTATATCCGTACACGCGCCTATCAGCTTTATCGGTTTTCCCGAATCACTCAACATTACAGTCCCGCGGTCTATCCAATACCTCCAGGAGCCGTCCTTTCTCCTTATTCGATACTCCACAGAAAACGACCCCTCCTTTTTTCTGTGACGCCTTATCATATCTTCAAGCATTTTAGATTCGTCCGGATTTATCAATTCAAGCCACGCATCGAGGGTCCTTCCGAACTCGCCGCTTTCATAACCCAGCGCGGCGTCTATATCCCCGTACCAATCCAAGACGTCCGTCAAAACATCCCATTCGTAAATGAGGTCTCCCGTGGATTTGGCGGCAAGCCGAAACCTCTCCTCGCTCTCTATGAGGGCCTTCTCCGCACGCTTCCTGTCGGTGATATTCCTGCCGATGCCGTGAATCTCGACCACCCTATCATCTTCCCATTCCCATTTCTCCTTTGTCTCAACCGTAACTATGTTTCCGTCCTTGTCGTAAAACTCCATCTCAAAACTGCCCACATCCTCTCTATTAAGCTGCCTTTTTATCAATTCTGATGCCCGCTTGAGGGACTCCGGAGTCATAACCTCTGTGAAATTCTTGCCCATCAATCTTTCCCTCGGCAGCCCCATAATCTTCTCGACGGCGCTGCTTACAAACTTGAAATTCCCCTCGAAATCGGAGATATATATCAAATCATCGCTCTGCTCCACAAGCATCCTGTATCTCTTCTCGGACTCCTTTAGAGCCTCCTCTACAATCCTCTGCCCGGTAACATCACGAACGGATCCTTGAACTCCGGTCGGCCTTTTATCCTCGTCATATATAATCCTGATATTTAACTCCGAGGGTACCTCCCTGCCGTCCTTATGAATGAGGTTGACCGCAATAGTCCTCCCGGCTTTATGCTGCCCCTTGGAGAGCTCTTCTGCCACTATCTCTTCAAACTTTTCGTGGCATTCGTCCGAACATAACTCCCAGATCTTCATCCCTATCATCTCATCGGGCGTGTAGCCGATTGTGTGGACGGATGACTCTGTTATAAAAGTCATGCCAAGCTCCATATCCGTCTTAAAGACATATTCAACGATATTGTCTGCCAAAAGGAGGTTTTCCTCCTCGCTCTCTTTTAACGCCTCTTCAGCCCTCTCTCTTGCCAGTCGGTCATTGTATTTGTTTACAACTCCCCATAGAACCGGTGTGAGTAATTTTAAATACTCCCCGTCCGGGTCCTTAATGATGTAGTCATCGACCCCCATCATCAGCGCCTCGAACACAACATCCTCAGAGCCGACATCCGCCAAGATTACCGAGGGCAGATTGATCCCCTCATTAATAATCTTCTTGCAAACATCGAGACCCGACATATTGGGCAAGATGAATTCGGCAACAACAACATCGAATGAAGCAGGATCTTTGCGAAGTAAATTAAGGGCATCGCATGGTGAATTGAATTCGGTCACTTTAAAGGGAAATTGGCTGTCATTTAACGCCTTGGAAAAGGAGAGCCCATCATCATTATTACCTTCAATAAGCAAAACGTTTAACTGCTTTGATTGTTCTTCGGCCTTCATGTTATCCGCCAAAAAACCATTTCACTTCATGGAAAAGATACAATGTTGATGGTTTTGTAAAGATCGAGTTCTATTGATAGATACTGTTACATACTTAAAATATACATTTTATAAAAGCGCTATAAAGATATTACGATGAATTGCGTTCATGTTACCTTATTATATAT
This region of Candidatus Zymogenus saltonus genomic DNA includes:
- a CDS encoding PAS domain S-box protein, with product MKAEEQSKQLNVLLIEGNNDDGLSFSKALNDSQFPFKVTEFNSPCDALNLLRKDPASFDVVVAEFILPNMSGLDVCKKIINEGINLPSVILADVGSEDVVFEALMMGVDDYIIKDPDGEYLKLLTPVLWGVVNKYNDRLARERAEEALKESEEENLLLADNIVEYVFKTDMELGMTFITESSVHTIGYTPDEMIGMKIWELCSDECHEKFEEIVAEELSKGQHKAGRTIAVNLIHKDGREVPSELNIRIIYDEDKRPTGVQGSVRDVTGQRIVEEALKESEKRYRMLVEQSDDLIYISDFEGNFKFVSSAVEKIMGLPRERLMGKNFTEVMTPESLKRASELIKRQLNREDVGSFEMEFYDKDGNIVTVETKEKWEWEDDRVVEIHGIGRNITDRKRAEKALIESEERFRLAAKSTGDLIYEWDVLTDVLDWYGDIDAALGYESGEFGRTLDAWLELINPDESKMLEDMIRRHRKKEGSFSVEYRIRRKDGSWRYWIDRGTVMLSDSGKPIKLIGACTDITERRLAEEALRKSGLQLKNILSSSAVGIGHVKDRRIVWQNEAMSDMFGFKSEEEYLGREASFFVASIEEYRSIESKILDELGSNVSLEIDAKLRRMNGTLFDGHMRISPIDPKDPSQGEIVSILDITKRKAAEEALKESEELYRNLFETALVGIWRVNIEDGKFLRSNLKCAELVGVKTVDELVKNYKVSDYFPPDKRKEFFKLLKEKGEISGFETHFTLKDGLKKYVLISAKLFHEKGYVEGVIIDITCRKLAEAALKESEEKYRNLFENSIEPVFTVDLDGNFTSINRAFEEMCGYKAGEMIGGNYRKFGDAETVEKVSKAYNLLYRTGEPIKNLNYKIFDKNGEEIIVESCVDVIRKGEKIVGFQGSIRDISDRKRIEEQLFRAQKMEALGTLAGGIAHDFNNILATILGYASFLKNKASKSDPFYEGLSTIESSALRASDLTSQLLAYSRKGKIEVKTININRIVQDVYNFIVKTFDKSIKIKIKMEDGLYAVEGDESQLNQVIMNLAINARDAMPDGGLLEILTFSESVEEEIEMRYFNLKPGEYVCLKCVDTGIGMDEEIIKRVFEPYFTTRGDKGGTGLGMSVVFGIIKGHDGYIDISSAPGEGTEVKVYFPASKKKEDLRYRKLVGTKSGSETLLAIDDEKTILSMLKGALPDYGYKVFSANSGEEGIKIYRENKDEIDLIILDIKMPDMDGKAVLDEMMKINPDVRVLLSSGFNEEDQHLDLLENGAVGFIGKPFVLDKLLETMRKVLN